The region GTAAGACTACAGTGAAATAAATTCTGACAGCAACAGGTGCTCAGTGGTGAATCGTGCACCATTGATCATCAGTTGGAATGCTTTCAGGTGACTTGTAGCTGGCTGAGGAAGGATGATAGTTATCTTAGGATCCAATTGCTGGCATTTTTGCCACTTGTTTGGTTGAGATCATGGGTGAGGGTATTGGTGTACGTTGCAgttgtatagggcattggtgTGCCCGTATTTGAGATTGAATTGCCCTGTTAAGGAGAGTTGTCATCaaattggaaagagtgcagagaacatttgTGTGGTTGCTGCCAGGAttcgaggacctgagttatggagagaagttGGGTAGGCTAgtgctttattccttggaaagtaggggggagagagagagaggtgtgtaaaatcatgaGAATAGATAGGTGGACACACCTAATCTTATTCTCAGATAAGAGCaaccaaaaactagagggcataggtttaaggtgaggggttagAGGTGATGTGATTAATTTAGTTTTTCACACAGGGTGGTTGCAATTTGAAATGTACTGTCTGAGAAGGTGTTGGAGGCAGACTTGCACTGCATTTGAAAAGTATCTGAGCAAATACTTGAATCCTAAGGTATAGAACTCAATGAACCCAGTACTGGGAAATGGGATTCCCAttacttgatggtcagcatggacttggtAGGCTGAAGGgtttatttccatgctgtataactttgATAACCCAAAATATAGTCTAGAGCTGATGAAATGTAATACTTCCCCTTTTGTTTCTTTGGCTATTAAAGttcttaatttttaaattttcagaTTAAGGTAACCTTCCTAATTCAGTATCTCTTTTCAAAAACTAAAAATGACATTTTGGGTCTTTCCTGAGTACTCTTCTACCTTATTCCCATCTTTTCAACCTAGTAGTATCCTCTCAGCCAGATTCTATTTTCTACCGAGATCAGGTTTGTTCTGAGACTCAATATTCTAGTTTTATCTTCCCCTGTGGATTTGTTTTTCCTTTGAGTTGACTTCTCTTTCTTTACCAGTTTATATCCTCCTAATTTCCGTTGCCGGTCTGACATTATGCATCTTCTGGTCACCTTCTTTTCAGTTATGACCATCGAATCCTGATATACCTTCACTTCCTAATCATTGCAAATTAGATACTAAAAATAAAACAGTtgatgctggaattctgaagtAAAACCAAAAGTTCATGGCAGGCAGCGTTTGTAGAGAGGGGAAGAGCTGAAATTCCAGGTTTTATCCGGGTGCGAAGTCTTATCTAGGTGGCCATGCAAACCAGGTTATTGTTTCTAGGTATTTCATGACAGTAATAAGCTCTCTGCAAATTATACTCTAGTTACTCACTTTGATTGTTTTGATGACATCTCCCAATCCTGTGAACTTCACCACCTGTAGTTCTCATTCAATCTGCACATCATGAATCATAATTCTTTGTAGTCTTTGGGTCTATATCCTCAACACTCAGCATGGCTGTGGAAGTAACTGCTACAGGTCAAGGTGGTTCCTTTATCACTGCAGTAGAGTGTGCTGTGCTCACCGGGGAAAGCCTGAATGAGGAaaatgagggtgggggtgggtgggagcaCAGTCAATACTTCCTTCACTTCAATGGCACCATCCTATTCAGCGTATGGAAATGCAGTATTTCCCTTTAACTCTCCTTTCATCAGGAACCTGGCTGGTATTTGGGTGTTGGAGGGAAGGCAGATTTTCGCTTGGGGGAAGGAGGTGGAAAATTTGTAATTTTTGTTAGGTCAGCGTCACATGAAATACACAAATAATCATTGAAACATCTTCTAGGTTTTCAGATTCTGCAGATCAAAATGTCATAAGAATTTTAAGAAGAAGCGTAACCCAAGAAAGGTCAGGTGGACAAAGGCCTTCCGCAAGTCAGCTGGCAAGGAATTGACAGTGGTATGTAAGAAGTTATTCTTGTCTTCATTTACATGGTATTCATTATAATTTGATGCTCTTGACACCTGATCTTTTATTTATAGGATAATTCATTTGAATTTGAAAAACGTAGGAATGTGCCAGTCAAGTACCAGAGAGAACTGTGGTCTATGTCAGGTAAGCTGTTCTTGCAGTGCACCACAAATGTGTGTTTGCAATCTTGATGAATTTAATTACATTTTTCAGCATCTATATAGTGCTTCCCTGGCTATTTAGGTTGCACTGGCACAGAATCTATTTTTTAAGCTCTCTGATATAAAGAAAGCAATGAAACAAGTCTGGAGAGAAAGTGAGGCAAGCTTCTTAACTGTTAAATAATTGACTAGTGGGAATGCTTTCTGATGTTTCAGATCCATTTTAAATTAGTGATGGTCTTAATGTGAAGAAAGAGTGCAGCAACATTTGATAGGATTCTGTATGCCTGATGTGAAGAATAGGATCACTTCGGATTGTGCTGAAGATTTGCATTCCTACAGACCTTTAACAAACTCTAAAGTGCTGGCTGAAATGTTGTTGTCATATGTGGCATAGATACTGTTCTGCTTTCAAGTATTTTAGAGGAATGTGAATAGCTGAGGAAGTATGCTTTGGGTTCTGTTTGAATTGTAAATCATGGGCAAGCAAAGGAGCTGACATGAATTCACTTTGCATTTTAAAGAGAAATTAGTCTTTGCAGGCTGAGAATAGAATTGGCAGTATTGTGCAAAAAATGTCATTGTGCTTGGCGCGAGGTAGTGCTTGCAGTACATTTACTGTTGGGCTGAGCACATCAGTTAACTGTTTATtttaatacaggtcgaccttcactaatccggcaccattgggacctgaggagtgccagattagggaaaatgccgaattacagaaaaATCACAATAAGCAATAGCTAATggcctcatcatacctttaaaatgTCATGTAAATCAGTGCAAGTtagataataatgaaacagaaatattacatgagtggcaggtgaaattttaataaagtaatatactgtacaggcacagataaaataaagggtacaggtaaatgtacaggaattaacttccctcttcactcgcagttactgagggaatcctcgttagtttcttttcctctgctTAGTAATATGCCTAAATTCAatgggtcgccacgtctgatctaaGGTCGTAGGCAGAAAAGAATGGAGCGCTGGCTGGGCGACGCTGGAGGGCAGTGTGCGACTATCGGCAGGTGTGCGAGAAGGCGGACCAGCCCAGTGCgtgccagctcccccgccgctgaaGGGTGCCGGGCGGCCACGCCTCACACAAATGctattaataaatgcaggaaaacaagcaggaagTGCCTGTCTATGCTTACAAGAGCACGTCAACAAGTGAACAGATCTAGCGCAACCAAAACACTACTCAGCAGAATGGTACCGTGGCCcgggaaatttgaaattacagttgtgcagaaaatttgaaatcagtgccggattacccaaggaactggattacaggtagtcagattagtgaaggtcgacctgtactaagATTTTTAAGATGACTTGTTAAAATGATCTAAAATCTCATGGAAAATTGCTGCTAGGTTTAACATTCATGATACGCCTTGTGTCTTGTCAATGGTAGCAACAGAGCATATTGAGGCAGCAAAGAAACATGAACTGATTATCTAGAGTACTAAGATGATCATTTTATGTCTTAAGGTTCTGGTGTAAATAGTTAAAATGGAGATTATATGTCTGATTCTTTGTTCCATATTGGATTTGGTTCAGAGAAGCATCATCATGTAATACTTAATTTTGTTTGGATGATTTGCCCAAAGCTCTCAAACCAACACATGCCCTGAGACAATACCAAAAGTTTGGATTTGTGGAGTGAAATGAAAATCCTGATATAATTCACAAAAGTGTTCTTAAATAAAATTTCAGTTTGGGTTTGAAGTTATTGGGTTACATTTTTGTGGCCACTTGACAAGTGTATTAGCCTGAACTTTAATGTATTTAAGAATTAGTCTCTACATCTTTCAGTAAACATTGGGTAGTCTTTTGGAGTCTTGCTTATCTCTTGCAGGTTGCTTTTGAGCACTACTTTTTCGAATCTTGCAGATTTTTGTTTCCCTCATTTTGGGTCATTGTAGAAAAATGGTTTTAGTTTAATTAATGATAAAACTCTGTTCAACAGTTCAAGCAATGAAGACAGTTGAGGAAATCAAGCAGAAGCGCCAAGCAAGATTTATTATGAACAGGTGAGAGTGAGATGGGTGTGTATAATTATTTACAGTGTAATTATTGCTTTAATATTTCATTTCATAGAATGACACTGTGCAGAgagattttaccttgttcttaaCTGTGGTGGACATATGTGTCCTAAAATGCTAGATAAGTacagtgtgcaaaaatcttgggctCCCTGGATTTTTATATACATTTTGTTTTAGATGCttattttgtcttctgcattagtaTCTCAGTAGAAAGAGCAAATTTTAGttttccaaacattcattttcccAAAAAATTTGTTTGAGATTTTTTTGTATTTCGTTAAAGAAAGTAGTATAGACctcttttcaaataaaaacttcaTTACTTTGTAAGTATAGAGCATGAtgaaacaaagataacaaacagatGCTAATGATTAATGAGTTGAAtaaactaaactgattaactgaaacagaagcAAGTGTAGAACAAATCAGACTAGACAAAGGAAAAACAAACTGAAAGGTGAGTTTGTGGCAGATGTGatagtttaaccttcaaatcatctaATCTTCCACCACTGCATGAGTGAGTATAGAACAAGGCACAAGGTGATCATCCTACATCAACAAGGTCTCGCCCAAACAGAAGTTTTGCAgcgacaggagtttcaagatgtgctgaCTAAGCTTTTCTGAAATAGTCAAGATCTGCAGAAGACCTGTGCAATGTTCTTTAAGCTGCTTGCagcaacctaccagctgattttatAGAGAACATAACATAATAAATAGGAGTGGGGCATCTGGCCTGCTGAACTTGCTCTGCCGTtacataagatcatggctgatctgatcatggactcatctccatctacctgccttttccccataacccttaattcccctgctatacagattattatctgaatggtgtggagttaggtaagggagaaatacaaagagatctaggagtacttgttcatcagtctctgaaggtgaatgagcaagtgcagcaggcagtgaagaaggctaatggaatgttggtcttcattacaaagggaattgagtacaagagcaaggaaatccttttgcatttgtacagggccctggtgagaccacatctggagtattgtgtgcagttttggtctccaaggttaaggaaggacatcctggctttGGAGGATGTGCAGCGTgtgttcactaggttaattcctgggatgtccggactgtcttacgcagagaggttagagagactgggcttggactcgctggaattaaggagattgaggggggatctgattgagacatataagattattaagggattggacaagatagaggcaggaaatatgttccagatgctgggagagtccagtaccagagggcatggtttaagaataaggggtaggtcatctaggacagagttgaggaggaacttctcccagaaagttgtggaggtgtggaacgtgctgcctcggaaggcagtggaggccaattctctgaatgctttcaagaaggagctagataggtatcttatggataggggaatcaagggttatggggacaaggtaggaactgggtattgatagtagatgatcagccatgatctcagaatggcggtgcaggctcgaagggccgaaaggtctacttctgcacttattgtctatgtaccaaaagctctctttacgatcctatctacctgtggcaccacttttagggaattttgtatctgtattcccagatccctctgctgtactgcactcctcagtgccctaccatttactttgtatgttctaccttggtttgtccttccaaagtgcaatacctcacatttgtctgtattaaactccatctgccatttttcagcccattttttcaactggtccaaatccctctgcaagctttgaaaaccttcctcactgtccactacacctccaatctttgtatcatcagcaaatttgctgatccaatttaccacattatcatccagatcattgatatagatgacaaataacaatggacccagcactgatccctgtggcacaccactggtcacaggcctccactcagagaaacaatcctccactaccactctctggcttcttccattgagccaatgcccaatccaatttactacctctccatgtatacctaacgactgaatcttcctaactaacctcccatgcgggaccttgtcaaaggccttactgaatttccatatagacaacatccactgccttcccttcatccactccctggtaacctcctcgaaaaactccaatagattggttaaacatgacctaccacgcacaaagccatgttgactctccctaataaggccctgtttatccaaatacttgtagatcctatctcttagtacttcttccagtaatttacctactaccgacgtcaaacttgctggcctataatttcccggattacttttcgagcctgtttttaaacaatggaacaacatgagctatcctccaatcctccggcacctcacccgtagatactgacatttaaaatatatctaccagagcccctgcaatttcaacgctagtctccttcaagatccgaGGAATACACTGTCAGGTCCTGCGTATTTATCTACTCTAATTTGCCtgaagatagcaagcacctcctcctcttcaatctgtataggttccatgacctcactacttgttatGCCTTATTTCTGTAGACTccatgccaatttccttagtaaatacagatgcaaaaaacccatttaagatcttccccatttcttttggttccatacatagccgaccactctgatcttcaagaggaccaattttatcccttactatccttttgctcttattaTACCTGTGGAAGCTCTTTGGAATATCCTTtactttgactgccaaagcaacctcatgtcttcttttagccctcctgatttctttcttaggtactttttttgcactttttatactcctcaagcaccttatttgctccctgtttcctgtacatgtcatacatctctctcttctttatcagagttccaatatcccttaagaatcaaggttccttattcttattcactttaatctttaatcttaatCTTACTTCTCCAGTCTGTTGACttcaccctgcccccccccccaactatttAGTGTAAacccctatccacagccctagttatgcaaTTCGCTAGGATCCAGGTTCCATCCcagttcaggtggagcccgtcccattggtacagctccctccttctccAAAACTGATGCCAATTTCCCaagaattcaaacccacttccctcacaccaatccttgagccacacatttaactctctaatcttctgaCCTTATGCCAATTTGCACGTGGTTCAGGTAGTAATTTAGTCCCAAGCTGCTCAAATTCTCTCAGCAGAAAATTccctctttcctcattctacgTATGTCATAGGTACCCTCATAGACCAAGACAAATTGATGCTTCCCTTCCCACTGCACATTCCTCttcaggtcagataagatgtcccaaacctgggcaccaggcaggcaacataGTCTTCGGGATGTTCTATCCTTGGaacagagaactctgtctattcctctgcCTATACTATGCtcaattaccactacatttctcttctctccccccttttgaatggctccctgaactatggtgccacagttaggttgctcattCTTCCTACAGctcccactctcatccacacaaggAGCAAGAATCTCATtcctgttggacaagctcaaggactgaggctcctccagcactgtctcttggatcaTACTAACCACCTCACtcgcagtcacaccctcttgtccctgaccacagaccgaatttgaagcagctaatctaatgggtgtgactaccttctgaaacagagaatccaggcAACTCTTCCCCGTTCTTGATGTACCACAgtgcttgaagctcagattctaggtcatcaactttgagccggagttcctcgagcagccaacacttgctgcagatgtggtcaccaggaaccacaatggggaCCACCAgttcccacatcatgcagctacagtgcatcacctgatcctgcatcatccctAATTTGTTTAATTAGAATTGatacagttttaaaggcaaagcgTGGTCGCGCCAAatagtgattttattttttttactatttactgcTCTTTATTGTAATTTGATATTTAAGCttttaatttcattatttttcaaatcacct is a window of Mobula birostris isolate sMobBir1 chromosome 14, sMobBir1.hap1, whole genome shotgun sequence DNA encoding:
- the rsl24d1 gene encoding probable ribosome biogenesis protein RLP24, encoding MRIEKCYFCSAPVYPGHGVMFVRNDSKVFRFCRSKCHKNFKKKRNPRKVRWTKAFRKSAGKELTVDNSFEFEKRRNVPVKYQRELWSMSVQAMKTVEEIKQKRQARFIMNRLKKNKELETKADIKEVKQNIHLIKAPHAEKSKKLEEKIVETLQEDMEMAEDS